One Maniola jurtina chromosome 24, ilManJurt1.1, whole genome shotgun sequence DNA window includes the following coding sequences:
- the LOC123877860 gene encoding dedicator of cytokinesis protein 1 isoform X3: protein MTVWRKLDNEDCYAVAVYNFNSNKPFHLPLAVGELVHLERETAQWYWGSSLRRDASGAFPKRYVTIRDCNVDRCGETVVASAGGGGVVHDIAVTLREWLQHWKLLYLTNDERFKFMEVSMRALLELRAQAASGALPQDLLRRVARTAVFTIDKGNRTLGMELAVRTVSGQLVDPLTTSTFRLNALHDDANSRIDKNMETTPTSRPTSQTPTVRTYTVVVNIKNFVCRLNDTAELSLALHDSGGNKLTESVLLKWPPGHLGAAELFTAPSTVFTDLGSDIKKEKIFLVCHVVRLGSMDAQNVDHRRSTMSPSTPLASSTCMRRPFGVACADITQYLAADNSDKEIQLPFYACEKENMDSLLKKVITNRELKDQKQSQGLWVFLQMVEGDLKQIRQENPHIVVGNTAFARKMGFPEVILPGDARNDLYVTLCSGSFSKGGGKTSERNIELVARVVDKNGHTVPGVISVGAGVPLVSEYTSVVYYHDDRPRWQEVFKVCLNIDEFKEAHIVFLFRHRSSNEAKDRAEKHFALSYLRLMQKEGTTTPDTQHNLAVYKIDYKRATGNVDVDTEAAAACLGLPSRRDELPAGCDRGLTRGPLALLHRDSLLVATRLCSTKLTQREEILGVLKWSTHHAEDTLREALMRLQRVPNDELVKFLQDILDALFSILTQIDEEEQERSERSYAVLVLDCLLQVIALVADHKYQHFQPVLAVYVERSFCDALAYEKLISIMVWTIRSAEQGEVASKRLLQCMKCLESLARVLVRSRQLRAALGSRATAVSRSSMENGIEEPAYCPQLQNLLEALVWLMRCGDHALTCQGSALKYLPHAVPHMIKIYPDTQLSEYIVWALEALPLGRLSNQRLHALLELVRGPLGAAAAPRARLLPHLASTLRALLRAPNELDNAAHKSRSADKAARLLGADTASLLDHTQQMQIVELCVETLGEVVSLLARDDVGAVEADRGELARSLLPTVLRIAATMMRDRSKEDTTANDDPLLRKLICVLLDMVRQMSEAQYAVVTRALDAEGAGRSNSLVSDALALMLALLQRPVFRPHWADMLHLQHHVMLHALRLLASTLRDNLCSLDEADADGLTTVHGILQEWFGVLGAVAASPAIQLEALPAARRQRAVTLYGDIRRSAAALLAEMWFNLESHKRYFIGPLVGPFLEVSFLRDEEVRNTTIPLFFDMMQTEYKYTAEIGEGNLRSFENELIDKLDVLAEAGRGDAAWRARFVSLCGALCAAHESLRDIGTDLVAAAARQLDALLQYRAAPTHHRMYLITSVLRFYEEIERPHMYIRYVHRLAAMHRASQHWAEAGLTLQLHAKLLDWSETPLPPRLRHPAAPLDHHTHLELKISLYEEVARLLDSGHQWELAVEVVKELVQVYERRGMGYEALAELHEQLARLYRAPLRETRLRHSYFRVRYLGRGFPQHLRHPKWCGQGFVHRGNECDMLHSFKERMLDEWPEAEVLLKLDEPGEDITDSDGQYLQINAVTPVMAERWRWLLSKPVDDRMLRYYEQNNVSKFVYSRPFHRAEDSIITSDSKDDVSGANEFATRWLDRTELEISDTLPGILRWFPIVSSRSYPVCPLEVAVETMARTNTDLKTIILEARPPSAPLHPLTLKLQGILDSAVQGGLVNYELAFLTPEYEARHPEHAALLQQLRDHIADQVPLLKFGLEVLVARSKQASLNAHLTACFRQMQQHVHQRYGKRMGDFETESIPEVQLRANLRKSTDTEASALSNNRISDISTGNESTPNKTKFVSAKINSALSNWARNSTSGTLPPKKRGRKSDVSLQSSASQWYTSANGAGLPVHVNSLNTLNNLNSLNSAINSIMTGVSSAGLNNNGALCSVLDSPSSSPLRELRQELVTERPLRAEAERRLSQRASFITSSEPPSNRDSLGTTDSNQEDEEPPPLPQKQSHRGADPDADNNNAEPAPTPTPTPAPTPTPARYNYDLVVSPRNSYLYQSRRRNTRDALPPGAERAPTPPPKKRNQNNV, encoded by the exons CTGTATATAACTTCAACTCAAATAAACCGTTCCACTTGCCGCTGGCAGTCGGGGAGCTGGTGCACCTGGAGAGGGAGACGGCGCAGTGGTACTGGGGCAGCAGTCTGCGCAGGGACGCGAGCGGCGCCTTCCCCAAGCGATACGTCACCATACGCGACTGCAATGTGGACAG GTGCGGGGAGACGGTGGTGGCgtcggcgggcggcggcggcgtggTGCACGACATAGCCGTCACGCTGCGGGAGTGGCTGCAGCACTGGAAGCTGCTGTACTTG ACAAATGACGAGCGGTTCAAGTTCATGGAGGTGAGCATGCGCGCTCTGTTGGAGCTGCGCGCGCAGGCCGCATCGGGCGCGCTGCCGCAGGACCTGCTGCGCCGCGTCGCGCGCACCGCCGTCTTCACCATAGACAAAGGAAACAG AACGCTGGGCATGGAGCTGGCGGTGCGCACCGTGAGCGGGCAGCTGGTGGACCCGCTCACCACGTCCACGTTCCGCCTCAACGCGCTACATGACGACGCCAACTCCAGGATCGACAAGAACATG GAGACGACGCCCACCAGTCGGCCGACGAGTCAAACGCCCACTGTGCGCACGTACACCGTCGTAGTTAACATCAAGAACTTCGTGTGCCGCCTGAACGACACGGCGGAGCTGTCGCTCGCGCTGCACGACTCCGGCGGCAACAAGCTGACTGAGAGTGTGCTGCTGAAGTGGCCGCCCGGTCACCTGGGCGCGGCCGAACTCTTCACCGCGCCCTCCACCGTATTCACT GATCTAGGCAGTGACATAAAGAAAGAGAAGATCTTCCTAGTGTGCCATGTCGTCAGACTAGGATCTATGGATGCGCAGAATGTGGATCACAG ACGCAGCACGATGAGCCCCAGCACGCCGCTGGCGAGCTCGACGTGCATGCGGCGGCCGTTCGGCGTGGCGTGCGCCGACATCACGCAGTACCTGGCGGCCGACAACTCCGACAAGGAGATCCAGCTGCCCTTCTACGC ATGTGAAAAAGAGAATATGGATTCTCTCCTCAAGAAGGTGATCACGAACCGCGAGCTGAAGGACCAGAAGCAGTCGCAGGGGCTGTGGGTGTTCCTGCAAATGGTGGAGGGAGACTTGAAACAG ATAAGACAAGAAAACCCTCACATAGTGGTGGGGAACACAGCATTTGCGCGCAAAATGGGTTTCCCCGAGGTCATCCTGCCCGGCGACGCGCGCAACGACCTCTACGTGACCCTCTGCAGCGGGTCCTTCTCCAAGGGCGGAGGGAAGACTTCCGAGAGGAACATCGAGCTGGTGGCGCGCGTCGTGGACAAGAATGGACACACGGTGCCG GGCGTGATCTCGGTGGGCGCGGGCGTGCCGCTGGTGAGCGAGTACACGTCCGTCGTGTACTACCACGACGACCGGCCGCGCTGGCAGGAAGTCTTCAAG GTGTGTCTCAACATCGACGAGTTCAAGGAGGCGCACATCGTGTTCCTGTTCCGTCACCGCAGCTCCAACGAGGCGAAGGACCGCGCGGAGAAGCACTTCGCGCTGTCGTACCTGCGGCTCATGCAGAAGGAGGGCACCACCACGCCCGACACGCAGCACAACCTCGCCGTGTACAAG ATCGACTACAAGCGCGCTACGGGTAACGTGGACGTGGACACGGAGGCCGCGGCGGCGTGCCTGGGCCTGCCGTCGCGGCGCGACGAGCTGCCCGCCGGCTGCGACCGCGGCCTCACCCGGGGCCCGCTCGCGCTGCTGCATCGGGACTCCTTGCTTGTCGCCACTAGGCTGTGCTCCACCAAACTCACTCAGAGAG AGGAGATCCTGGGCGTACTAAAGTGGAGTACCCACCACGCCGAAGACACTCTACGGGAAGCGCTGATGCGGCTGCAGCGCGTGCCCAACGACGAGCTGGTCAAGTTCCTGCAGGACATACTCGACGCGCTCTTCAGCATACTCACACAG ATCGACGAAGAGGAGCAAGAGAGGAGCGAGCGCAGCTACGCCGTGCTGGTGCTGGACTGCCTGCTGCAGGTGATCGCGCTGGTGGCCGACCACAAGTACCAGCACTTCCAGCCCGTGCTGGCCGTCTACGTCGAGCGCAGCTTCTGCGACGCGCTAGCTTATGA aaaactaatatctatcatGGTGTGGACGATCCGCTCGGCAGAGCAGGGCGAGGTGGCGTCCAAGCGCCTGCTGCAGTGCATGAAGTGCCTGGAGAGTCTCGCCAGAGTGCTGGTGCGCTCGCGCCAGCTGCGCGCCGCGCTCGGCTCCCGCGCGACGGCCGTATCCCGCAGCAGCATGGAGAACGGCATAGAGGAGCCTGCCTACTGCCCGCAGCTGCAG AATCTCCTGGAAGCGCTGGTGTGGCTGATGCGCTGCGGCGACCACGCGCTCACGTGCCAGGGCTCCGCGCTCAAGTACCTGCCGCACGCCGTGCCGCACATGATCAAGATATACCCCGACACGCAGCTCAG CGAGTACATAGTGTGGGCGCTGGAGGCGCTGCCGCTGGGCCGGCTGTCCAACCAGCGCCTGCACGCGCTGCTGGAGCTGGTGCGCGGGCCGCtgggcgccgccgccgcgccgcgcgcgcgcCTGCTGCCGCACCTCGCCTCCACGCTGCGCGCGCTGCTGCGGGCGCCCAACGAG CTGGACAACGCGGCGCACAAGTCGCGCTCGGCGGACAAGGCGGCGCGGCTGCTGGGCGCCGACACGGCCAGCCTGCTCGACCACACGCAGCAGATGCAGATC GTGGAGCTGTGCGTGGAGACGCTGGGCGAGGTGGTGTCGCTGCTGGCGCGGGACGACGTGGGCGCCGTGGAGGCGGACCGCGGCGAGCTGGCGCGCTCGCTGCTGCCCACCGTGCTGCGCATCGCCGCCACCATGATGCGCGACCGCAGCAAGGAGGACACCACCGCCAACGATGACCCCTTGCTG CGCAAGCTGATCTGCGTGCTGCTGGACATGGTGCGGCAGATGTCGGAGGCGCAGTACGCGGTGGTGACGCGCGCGCTGGACGCGGAGGGCGCGGGCCGCTCCAACTCGCTGGTGAGCGACGCGCTGGCGCTCATGCTGGCGCTGCTGCAGCGCCCCGTGTTCCGCCCGCACTGGGCCGATATGCTGCATCTGCAGCACCACGTCATGCTGCATGCCTTGAG GTTGCTGGCGTCGACGCTCCGCGACAACCTGTGCTCGCTGGACGAGGCGGACGCGGACGGGCTCACCACCGTGCACGGCATCCTGCAGGAGTGGTTCGGCGTGCTGGGCGCCGTGGCCGCGTCGCCAGCCATCCAGCTGGAGGCGCTGCCGGCCGCGCGGCGCCAGCGGGCCGTCACGCTGTACGGCGATATAAGGAGAAGCGCTGCTGCTCTTCTGGCTGAGATGTGGTTCAACTTGG AGAGCCACAAGCGCTACTTCATCGGTCCGCTGGTGGGGCCGTTCCTCGAGGTGTCGTTCCTGCGCGACGAGGAAGTGAGGAACACAACCATTCCGCTGTTCTTTGACATGATGCAGACCGAGTACAAGTACACCGCCGAAATCG GCGAGGGCAACCTGCGCTCGTTCGAGAACGAGCTGATAGACAAGTTGGACGTGCTGGCGGAGGCAGGGCGCGGCGACGCGGCATGGCGCGCGCGCTTCGTCTCGCTCTGCGGCGCGCTGTGCGCTGCGCACGAGTCGCTGAG GGACATAGGCACGGACctggtggcggcggcggcgcggcagCTGGACGCGCTGCTGCAGTACCGCGCGGCGCCCACGCACCACCGCATGTACCTCATCACCAGCGTGCTGCGCTTCTACGAGGAGATCGAGCGCCCGCACATGTACATACG CTACGTGCACCGCCTGGCGGCCATGCACCGCGCGTCGCAGCACTGGGCCGAGGCGGGGCTGACGCTGCAGCTGCACGCCAAGCTGCTGGACTGGAGCGAGACGCCCCTGCCGCCGCGCCTGCGCCACCCCGCCGCGCCGCTCGACCATCACACACATCTGGAACTGAAG ATTTCGCTGTACGAGGAGGTAGCTCGGCTGCTGGACTCGGGGCACCAGTGGGAGCTGGCGGTGGAGGTGGTGAAGGAGCTAGTGCAGGTGTACGAGCGGCGCGGGATGGGCTACGAAGCGCTGGCCGAGCTGCACGAGCAGCTGGCGAGGCTGTACCGCGCGCCGCTGCGGGAGACCCGGCTGAGGCACTCCTACTTCCGCGTGCGCTACCTCGGCAGAGGCTTCCCTCAGCACCTCAGGCATCCCAAG TGGTGTGGTCAGGGGTTCGTGCACCGCGGCAACGAGTGCGACATGCTGCACAGCTTCAAGGAGCGCATGCTGGACGAGTGGCCCGAGGCCGAGGTGCTGCTGAAGCTGGACGAGCCGGGGGAGGACATCACCGACTCCGACGGACAGT ACTTGCAAATCAACGCGGTGACGCCGGTGATGGCGGAGCGCTGGCGCTGGCTGCTCAGCAAGCCGGTGGACGACCGCATGCTGCGCTACTACGAGCAGAACAACGTCAGCAAGTTCGTGTACTCCCGCCCCTTCCACAGAGCCG AGGACTCCATAATCACCAGCGACTCCAAAGACGACGTGTCCGGAGCGAACGAGTTCGCGACGCGCTGGCTCGACAGAACAGAGTTGGAGATTAGCGACACTTTGCCTG GTATCCTCCGATGGTTCCCGATAGTCTCCAGCCGGAGCTACCCGGTTTGTCCGCTGGAGGTGGCCGTGGAGACCATGGCGCGAACCAACACTGACCTGAAGACCATAATCCTGGAGGCGCGGCCGCCCAGCGCGCCGCTGCACCCTCTAACCCTGAAGCTGCAAG GGATCCTGGACTCGGCGGTGCAAGGCGGGCTGGTGAACTACGAGCTCGCGTTCCTGACGCCGGAGTACGAGGCGCGGCACCCCGAGCACGCGGCGCTGCTGCAGCAGCTGCGCGACCACATCGCCGACCAAGTGCCGCTGCTCAAGTTCG GTCTGGAGGTGCTGGTGGCGCGCTCGAAGCAAGCGTCGCTCAACGCGCACCTCACGGCGTGCTTCCGCCAGATGCAGCAGCACGTGCACCAGCGATATGGGAAACGG ATGGGCGACTTCGAGACGGAGTCCATCCCGGAGGTGCAGCTGCGCGCCAACCTGCGCAAGAGCACCGACACCGAGGCCAGCGCGCTCAGCAACAACCGCATCTCCGACATCTCCACCGGCAACGA ATCCACTCCGAACAAGACGAAATTCGTCAGTGCTAAAATTAATTCAGCTTTAAGCAATTGGGCCAG GAACAGCACTAGCGGCACCTTACCGCCGAAGAAGCGCGGCAGAAAG AGCGATGTGAGTTTACAGTCCAGCGCGAGCCAGTGGTACACGTCCGCCAACGGCGCCGGCCTGCCCGTGCACGTCAACAGCCTCAACACGCTCAACAACCTCAACAGCCTCAACAGCGCCATCAACAGCATCATGACGGGGGTCAGCAGCGCCGGCCTCAACAACAACGGCGCTCTGTGTAGCGTGCTGGACTCGCCTTCGTCTTCCCCTCTCCGGGAGCTGAGGCAGGAG CTGGTGACGGAGCGGCCGCTGCGCGCGGAGGCCGAGCGGCGCCTCTCGCAGCGCGCCAGCTTCATCACTTCCTCGGAGCCGCCCTCCAACAGAGACTCGTTAG GAACGACGGATTCCAATCAGGAGGACGAGGAGCCGCCGCCGCTGCCGCAGAAGCAGTCCCACCGCGGCGCCGACCCCGACGCCGACAACAACAACGCGGAGCCCGCGCCCACGCCCACGCCCACGCCCGCGCCCACGCCCACGCCCGCGCGCTACAACTACGACCTGGTGGTGTCGCCGCGCAACTCCTACCTCTACCAGTCGCGGCGCCGCAACACGCGCGACGCGCTGCCGCCCGGCGCCGAGAGGGCGCCCACCCCGCCGCCCAAGAAGCGCAACCAGAACAACGTCTAG